One stretch of Rhizobium rhizoryzae DNA includes these proteins:
- a CDS encoding LLM class flavin-dependent oxidoreductase, protein MIPFSILDLSPVAEGQTVSQALDQSRRLAQKAEELGFNRIWLAEHHGMPGIASAATAVVIGHIGAATKRIRIGSGGIMLPNHSPLVVAEQFGTLEALFPGRVDLGLGRAPGTDMRTARALRRNLDAGAENFPHDIVELQHLLGEAREDQAILAVPGLEANVPIWLLGSSLYSAHLAAALGLPYAFASHFAPDMLMDAIAIYRERFQPSQTLQKPYVMVGVMGVAAETDQEAKQMFTSAQQQFVNLRRNVRTKFPRPVASMEGIWSEAERYGVEHTLRFAAVGSREAVHQKLEGFLAETGADELIISMPIHDFEARLRSAEIFASLPMMQAAH, encoded by the coding sequence ATGATACCCTTTTCCATCCTTGATCTTTCGCCCGTGGCGGAAGGCCAGACCGTCTCGCAGGCTCTGGACCAGTCGCGCAGGCTTGCCCAGAAGGCCGAGGAGTTGGGCTTCAACCGCATCTGGCTGGCAGAGCATCACGGCATGCCCGGCATTGCCAGTGCCGCAACCGCGGTGGTGATCGGCCATATCGGCGCAGCAACCAAGCGTATCCGCATCGGCTCTGGCGGCATCATGCTGCCCAACCATTCGCCATTGGTCGTGGCAGAACAGTTCGGCACGCTGGAAGCTCTCTTCCCCGGCCGCGTCGATCTGGGTCTCGGTCGTGCGCCCGGCACCGATATGAGAACGGCGCGTGCACTGCGCCGGAACCTGGATGCAGGCGCCGAAAACTTCCCGCACGATATTGTGGAACTCCAGCATCTACTGGGAGAGGCCCGCGAGGATCAGGCAATCCTGGCGGTTCCGGGGCTGGAAGCGAATGTTCCGATATGGCTTCTAGGGTCCAGCCTCTACAGCGCCCATCTGGCGGCTGCACTGGGCCTGCCCTACGCCTTCGCCTCGCATTTTGCGCCCGACATGCTGATGGATGCCATCGCGATCTATCGCGAGCGGTTCCAGCCGTCACAGACCTTGCAGAAGCCTTACGTCATGGTGGGCGTCATGGGCGTTGCGGCAGAAACCGATCAGGAAGCAAAGCAAATGTTCACTTCCGCGCAGCAGCAGTTTGTGAACCTGCGCCGAAACGTGCGCACCAAATTTCCGCGCCCGGTCGCGAGCATGGAGGGCATCTGGTCGGAAGCAGAGCGCTACGGCGTGGAGCACACGCTGCGCTTCGCAGCCGTCGGCTCGCGCGAAGCGGTGCATCAGAAGCTGGAAGGCTTCTTGGCTGAGACCGGCGCCGACGAACTGATCATCTCGATGCCGATCCATGATTTCGAAGCCAGGCTGCGCTCGGCCGAAATCTTCGCCAGCCTGCCCATGATGCAGGCCGCACATTGA
- the ruvC gene encoding crossover junction endodeoxyribonuclease RuvC, with the protein MTTVIRIIGIDPGLRRTGWGVIDTIGNSLKFVASGTVTSDGDMDLASRLCQLHDGLAEVVHAYRPDEAAVEQTFVNKDAVATLKLGQARGVVMLVPARAGLPVAEYAPNAVKKSVIGVGHGEKQQIHMMLKILMPKVEFKGNDAADALAIAICHAHHRAGNRMRQALAG; encoded by the coding sequence ATGACAACTGTGATTCGTATCATTGGGATAGACCCAGGGCTTCGCCGTACCGGCTGGGGCGTTATCGACACGATCGGCAACAGCCTGAAGTTCGTGGCGTCCGGCACGGTGACCTCCGACGGGGACATGGATCTTGCCTCTCGTCTTTGCCAGTTGCACGATGGATTGGCGGAAGTCGTTCATGCCTATCGCCCGGATGAGGCGGCAGTCGAGCAGACATTCGTCAACAAGGACGCCGTCGCGACCCTCAAGCTCGGGCAGGCCCGCGGCGTGGTGATGCTGGTGCCAGCCAGAGCCGGTCTACCGGTTGCCGAATATGCGCCAAATGCGGTCAAGAAGTCGGTGATCGGCGTGGGTCACGGCGAGAAGCAGCAGATCCACATGATGCTGAAAATCCTGATGCCGAAGGTGGAATTCAAGGGTAATGACGCCGCCGATGCGCTGGCAATCGCGATTTGCCATGCGCACCACCGCGCGGGCAACAGAATGCGGCAGGCGCTCGCGGGTTGA
- the ruvA gene encoding Holliday junction branch migration protein RuvA, with translation MIGKLKGTIDEIGEDHVVVDVHGVCYIAFCSSRTLSRIGSVGEAIVLFIETYVREDQLKLFGFLSALERQWFNLLQSVQGVGSKVALAVLSTLTPSELANAIALQDKAAVSRAPGVGPKVAIRIVTELKNKAPAFAGEASATIGFKQELGEGVASAPVSDAVSALTNLGYSRDQAANAVAAALKTAGEAADSAKLIRLGLKELSR, from the coding sequence ATGATCGGTAAGTTGAAGGGGACCATCGACGAGATCGGCGAGGATCACGTCGTCGTGGACGTGCACGGGGTATGCTACATCGCCTTCTGCTCTTCGCGGACGCTATCGCGGATCGGATCGGTTGGTGAAGCCATTGTGCTTTTCATCGAAACTTACGTGCGCGAAGACCAGCTGAAGCTCTTCGGTTTTCTGAGTGCGCTCGAGCGGCAGTGGTTCAATCTGCTTCAGAGCGTGCAGGGTGTGGGATCCAAGGTGGCTCTTGCCGTTCTTTCAACGCTAACGCCTTCGGAGCTTGCCAATGCCATTGCGCTTCAGGACAAGGCTGCCGTTTCGCGAGCGCCGGGTGTTGGGCCCAAGGTTGCGATCCGCATTGTTACCGAGCTGAAAAACAAGGCTCCGGCCTTTGCCGGGGAAGCCAGCGCGACCATCGGCTTCAAGCAGGAGCTGGGCGAGGGGGTTGCCTCCGCGCCGGTCAGTGACGCAGTCTCGGCCTTGACGAATCTCGGTTACTCGCGCGATCAGGCTGCCAATGCCGTTGCTGCTGCGCTCAAGACTGCGGGCGAGGCAGCAGATAGTGCCAAGCTCATCCGGCTTGGCCTGAAGGAATTGTCGCGCTGA